The region CGTCGGTGATCTTGCGCTTGTGGGCCACGTAGACGCGGACCAGCTGGTTGACGCCCGGGGGCAGCTCGTCGTCGTTGTCACGGTCGAAGATGCGGACGCCGATGACGGTGCCGGACTCGCCGTGGGGCACCTTCAGGGACGTGTCGCGGACTTCGCGGCTCTTCTCGCCGAAGATGGCGCGCAGCAGGCGCTCCTCCGGGGTCAGTTCCGTTTCGCCCTTCGGGGTGACGCGGCCAACCAGGATGTCGCCGGCTTCAACCTCGGCACCGATGTGGATGATGCCGCGCTCGTCGAGCTGCGAGAGCACCTCTTCGGAGACGTTGGGGATGTCGCGGGTGATTTCCTCGGCACCAAGCTTGGTGTCGCGGGCGTCAACCTCGTGCTCCTCAATGTGGATTGAGGTCAGGACATCGTCGGAGACCATGCGCTGGGACAGGATGATGGCATCTTCGTAGTTGTGGCCTTCCCATGACATGAATGCCACGAGCAGGTTCTTACCAAGGGCCAGTTCACCCTGGTCCGTTGCGGGACCGTCGGCGATGATGCTGTTGACCTCAACCCGGGCGCCTTCGGAGACCAGCACGCGCTGGTTGTAGGCGTTGCCCTGGTTGGAGCGCTCGAACTTCATGATCGGGTAGCTGGTCTCGGTGCCGTCGTCGTTCATGACGGTGACGAGGTCAGCGGAAACCTCGGTGACAACACCGGGCTTCTTGGCGGTCACGGAGTCGCCGGCGTCAACGGCGGTGTACTTCTCCATGCCGGTGCCCACGACGGGACGCTCGGAACGGAGCAGCGGCACAGCCTGGCGCTGCATGTTCGCACCCATGAGGGCGCGGTTGGCATCGTCATGCTCGAGGAACGGAATCAGGGCCGTAGCCACCGACACCATCTGGCGCGGGGAGACGTCCATGTACTCGACCTCGTTGGGCTCAACGAGGACGGGCTCGCCGGAGCCGCCGCGGGCACGGACGAGGACGAGGTCCTCGGCGAAGTGCTGGTCGGCGCGCAGCGGAGCGTTTGCCTGGGCAATGGTGCGCTCAACTTCGTCATCGGCGGTCAGGTAGTCGACCTTGTCGGTGACTACGCCTTCCTCGACCTTGCGGTACGGGGTTTCGATGAAGCCGAAGGCGTTGATGCGGCCGTAGGAAGCCAGCGAACCGATCAGGCCGATGTTCGGGCCTTCAGGGGTTTCGATGGGGCACATACGTCCGTAGTGGGACGGGTGCACATCTCGGACTTCCATGCCTGCGCGGTCACGGGACAGACCGCCCGGGCCCAGCGCGGACAGGCGGCGCTTGTGCGTCAGGCCGGCCAGCGGGTTGTTCTGGTCCATGAACTGCGAGAGCTGGGAGGTTCCGAAGAACTCCTTGATCGCAGCAACAACGGGACGGATGTTGATCAGGGTCTGCGGCGTGATGGCCTCGACGTCCTGGGTGGTCATCCGTTCGCGTACTACGCGCTCCATACGGGACAGGCCCGTGCGGATCTGGTTTTCGATCAGTTCGCCGACGGCGCGGATGCGGCGGTTGCCGAAGTGGTCGATGTCGTCGACCTCAACGCGGATGTCGACGTCCTCGCCGTTGCGCTTGCCCGGAACCGTCTTCTCGCCGGCGTGCAGTGCAACGAGGAACTTGATCATGGCGACGATGTCGTCATTGTTCAGAACCGAAGCATCGGAATCCGTCAGCGGCTTGTCGATGCCCAGCTTGCGGTTGATCTTGTAGCGGCCAACCTTGGCCAGATCGTAGCGCTTCGGGTTGAAGTACAGGTTGTCCAGCAGGGTCTGGGCAGCCTCGACCGTGGGCGGCTCGCCCGGACGGAGCTTGCGGTAGATGTCCAGCAGGGCATCTTCGCGGGTTTCCGTGGGGTCCTTTTCCAGGGTGGCCCGGATGGAGTCGTACTCGCCGAAGGTCTCGAGGATCTGGCCTTCGGTCCAGCCGAGTGCCTTCAGCAGCACGGTGACGGACTGCTTGCGCTTGCGGTCCAGGCGGACGCCCACCTGGTCACGCTTGTCGATCTCAAGTTCAAACCACGCACCGCGGGAAGGAATGATCTTCGCGGTGTAGATGTCCTTGTCGCTGGTCTTGTCCGCGGTGCGCTCGAAGTATGCGCCCGGGGAACGGACCAGCTGGGAAACAACAACACGCTCGGTGCCGTTGATGACGAACGTTCCCTTGTCGGTCATGAGGGGGAAGTCGCCCATGAACACGGTCTGCTGCTTGATTTCACCCGTGTTGTTGTTCATGAATTCGGCTTTAACGTACAACGGGGCCGAGTACGTAGCGTCCCGGTCCTTGCACTCCGCCATGGTGTACTTCGGGTCGGCAAACTCCGGCTCCGAGAAGCTCAGGGACATGGTGCCCTGGAAGTCTTCAATCGGGGAGATTTCCTCGAAGATGTCAGCCAGGCCGGAAGTGGTGGCAATACCCTGTTCGCCGGTCTCCCGCGCCTTTTCAACGCGCGCCTTCCAGCGCTCGTTGCCGACGAGCCAGTCAAAGCTGTCCGTCTGCAGGGCAAGAAGATTGGGAACGTCAAGCGGTTCGTGAATCTTTGCGAATGAAATCCGGGAAGCTGCGTTCTCCGGATTAGTAGCGGTTTCGTTATTAGAGGTGCTCGAGGCGACCAAGAGGGATCCTTCCACAGACCTTCAGGCGTGTTTCACGCCTCCTCCCCTGCACGATGCGGACCGAGTCCGTGTGCGTCCCATTGTCCGGCATGGGGCCTATCCACAGGTTGCGGATACTGCCCGGCACGGAACGAAGCCCACCGCTATATGAAGGCTGAAGGTTAACAGGAGGAAGCAAATATCCACTATAGGGCATTATGGGCAGACAAGTCTAGCCGGTATCTGACCCCTGCTTCGCTCAACCCCTCCGAAAGGATGTTCCGGGGATCGAATTCCGGGCTGTCTAATCCCGGAATCGAGGGGGAGCTACAGGCTGCACCGGCGCACCGTTCACGCATCGGATACAGATACCTTACCGCACAACGGCGGTTTTATGCGTGCCCGCATGGTGTGCAGTGCCGCGGACCCCTGTGACGGCGCTCTCCCCCCTGCGCGCCGGGGTGGCGTAGCCTTATCCCTGTCTTCAATGACGAACACACCGACGAAAGCGATGCACGAGTGACTAACGCACCCACAAGCACCTCCGCAGCCCGCGAGGGCACCGCCGTTCCCGAAGTGGTTATTGTCGGGGGCGCACGTACGCCCCAGGGCCGCCTGAACGGCCAGCTGTCCGCCTTCACGGCCGTCGAGCTCGGCGCGTTTGCCATCAAGGGCGCGCTGGACAAAGCCGGCGTCGATGCCGCGGATGTCGACTCGGTCATCATGGGGCATGTGGTGCAGGCCGGCTGCGGGCAGAACCCCGCCCGCCAGGCCTCCATCAAGGCCGGCATCGGCTGGGACGTCCCGGCAGTCACCGTCAACAAGGTCTGCCTGTCCGGCCTGGCTGCGGTGATTGATGCCGCCCGGCTGATCCGCGGCGGCGAGGCCACCGTGGTGGTGGCCGGCGGCCAGGAATCCATGACCCGCGGACCGCACCTGCTTCCCGGTTCCCGGCAGGGCTGGAACTACGGCAACATCTCCGCACTGGATTCGGTGGCCCACGACGGCCTCACTGATGCCTTCGACAACGATTCCATGGGCATTTCCACTGAGCGGGGCAATTCAAAGCTGGCCATCAAGCGCCTGGAGCAGGACGAAGTCGCAGCTGCCTCGCACCAGCGCGCGGCAGCCGCCATGGCGTCGGGGGTCTTCGACGCGGAAATCGTTCCCGTGACGGTGCCGCAGCGCCGCGGAGAGCCCCTGGTCCTTACCTCGGACGAGGGCGTGCGGCCCAACACCACAGTGGATACGCTGGCCGGCCTTCGTCCGGCGTTCGATTCCGAAGGAACCATCACGGCAGGCAACTCCTCTCCCCTGTCCGACGGCGCGGCAGCCCTGGTCATCACGACCCGGGACTACGCCGAAGCCAACGGATTGACTGTCCTCGCCGCCGTCGGGCTTCCCGGCCAGGTCGCGGGACCGGACAACACGCTGCATTCCCAGCCCTCCAACGCCCTCTTCGCCGCGCTCGGCCGGGCCGGCTGGAGCACCTCGGACCTGGACTTCATCGAGATCAACGAGGCCTTCGGCGCCGTGGCGGTCCAGTCCCTCAACGAACTGGGGATGGACCTGGAACAGTGCAACCTGCACGGCGGAGCGATCGCGCTCGGGCATCCGATCGGGGCCTCGGGCGCCAGGCTGGCCCTCACGGCAGCACATGAGCTTGCCCGGCGCGGATCCGGCCGGGCCGGCGTCGCGCTCTGCGGCGGCGGCGGGCAGGGTGAGGCGCTGCTGCTTTACCGCGAAGAGGCGTAACCGCCCCGGAGCAACCGCCCCGGAGCGACCGCCCCGGAGCGACCGCCCCGAGATAAACACAGAAGGCCCCGTTCCATTCGGAACGGGGCCTTCTGCTAAGCGTTTTTACGCGGTGAGGCAGTAAAAACTACTTGACGGTGACGGTGGCGCCGGCAGCTTCGAGAGCTTCCTTGGCCTTGTCAGCGGCTTCCTTGTTGGCGCCTTCGAGGACGGCCTTCGGAGCGCTGTCAACCAGGTCCTTGGCTTCCTTCAGACCCAGCGAGGTCAGGGAGCGAACTTCCTTGATCACTGCGATCTTCTTGTCGCCGGCAGCTTCGAGGATGACGTCGAATTCGGTCTTCTCTTCAGCGGCTTCAGCGGCACCGGCAGCGGGGCCGGCAACTGCGACAGCAGCAGCGGTGACGTCGAACGTCTCCTCGAAGAGCTTCACGAAATCGGAGAGCTCGATGATGGACAGTTCCTTGAAAGCTTCAATGAGCTCTTCGTTGGTGAGCTTCGCCATGGTGTGGCGTCCTTCCTATAGTTGGTGCACGCAGGCACCGGAGATTGATGGAGAAGAGGAATTACTCTTCGGTGGCTGCTTCTGCTGCCGGAGCTTCTTCTGCAGCGGCCGGAGCCTCTTCTGCAGCGGAGGCAGCGGGGGCGCCGCTTTCCTCTTCAAGCTTCATGCGCAGTGCATCAGCCGTGCGGGCGAGCATGGACATCGGTGCCTTGAGGACACCGGCGACGCGTGCAAGCTGGAACTCACGGGACTCAAGGGCAGCCAGTGCGGCTACACCGGAGGCATCCAGGGCATTGCCCTCGAAGACACCGGTCTTGATGATGAGCTGCGGGTTGGTCTTGGCAAAATCCGTCAGGCTCTTTGCAGCTGCAACTGCGTCACCCTTGATGAAGGCAATTGCAGTAGGTCCGGCAAGCTGGCCTTCGAACGCGTCGATGCCGGCTTCCTTGGCTGCAATGCCAGTCAGGGTGTTCTTTACGACCGAGTACTTGGTGTCCTGGCCGAGCGAACGACGCAGCTCCTTGAGCTGTGCAACGGTGAGCCCGCGGTATTCGGTTAGGACAGCAGCGGTCGATTCCTTGAAATCGGTGGTGATTTCCTCGACTGCTGACACCTTTGTTGGCGTTGCCATAACCCTCCTTCCGGGGAAATAGTGCCGGTGGATCGGGTCCCGAACATAAAAAACGCCCCGGGCAGATGCACGGGGCTTCACTCTACGGACACGTTGTTCCGGAGTGCAGTTCGTTCACCTGCGCAGGCCGCCCTATCAAGGGACTTTCGGATGTTTGTCCAACCGGGTTCCACAGTGGCGGGCTGAAGGTTCAGCCTTACGGTGGGATTGAATGCACATCGACCGACGGTCTTTGGTAGTTCCAGAGTACGGGAGATCGGGGCGTGGAACAAATCCCGGGGCCGGCGGCAGCTTCAGGCGGATGCCGCACGCGGCCGGCACCTGGGTGTCACTCGGCGGACAGCCCCTTTTGCCATTCCCCGGAGTAGCCGATGGGCCGGAAGCCAAGCCGCTCATTAATGGAGAGCATGTACCGGTTCTCCTCGGCGTTCCAGGTGTAGACCCGGCGTGCTTCGGGCACCGCCTCCCGGAGCCGGACCAGGTTCGCGGCTTTCAGCAGCATGCCCAGCCGGTTCCCCCGGTGGCCCTCCAGCACCAGGGTGTCATCCTGGTAAACCACGGCAGGGTTGTTGCGGAAGATTTCCAGAACGGTATGCCCGGCAAGCTCGCCCGTCGCGACCTTCCGTGCGGCACTGACCAGGACTTCCGCGTCCATGTCGCGGGCCTGCGCTTCGGACTCCCGCACCCGTGCTTCGTTCCAGGCTTCCTCCGCCAGCTCCAGTCCCCCCATCGGCGCATCGATGCTCATTTTCTGCCGCAGGAGCGCGTAGGCATCCACCAGGTCCGCGGGGCACGCCCCGCTCCAGAAGACGAGTTCGTAGTCCGCTCCGGCTGCGGCCCGCGCCTGTTCCAGCACGGCTTCATCATCTGCAGGGCTTCCCAGCTCCAGCCGGCTGACGCGGTCCACCAGTTCCAGCGAGAAGCCCAACGCGGAAGCGAACAAGGCGGCGGCGTCCTGCGGGACCAGCGACGCCGTACCGGCGATCGGTCCCGTCTCATCGGAGAGCAAATGGTCCGTCTCCGCCATGAGCATGCGCCGGTTGTCCGCCGCGGCCAGTTGCTCCGCCGCGGCGTAGAGCTGCGTTCCGACGCCGCGGCGTCGGGCGGAAGGCGCCACCACAACGTTGACCGTTCCACTGTGGAGGTTGTCCGTAAGCGGCAGGTTGACCAGGGCTGCACCCACGATGTCGGCACCGGCCCGGGCTGCCAGGATCTCCCGCCGGCGCGAGGGAGTACTGCGCCGTCCGGCAAGCTGCGCCTGCGGCGGCCCGTAAAAGTCGTCATTGCCCCAGAACTCGCGAAGCTGGGCATTCAGCAGTTCAGCAACGGTAATGAAGTCCGCCGCGCCGGGTGCGTCCAGGGCGGGCGGGACGGCAATCGGTTCGATGGAAACGGGCGGCTGTGTCATGGCACACATCCTGCCGCACGCGGCCCCGGGCTCCAAAACCGAATCGGGATGCACACCGGCCGGACACAAAAGAGCGGCCGCAGCAAAGGCTGCGGCCGCTCTTTTAGGGAAAATCCCCGGGTACTACTGCTGACTATGCGTCGGCGAGAACCTTGGTGACGTTGGGGTCAACGCTGATGCTCGGGCCGAACGTGGTGGACACGGTCGCCTTGGAGATGTAGCGGCCCTTGGCTGCCGACGGCTTGAGGCGAAGGACCTCTTCCAGAGCTGCTGCGTAGTT is a window of Arthrobacter sp. zg-Y1171 DNA encoding:
- a CDS encoding acetyl-CoA C-acetyltransferase codes for the protein MTNAPTSTSAAREGTAVPEVVIVGGARTPQGRLNGQLSAFTAVELGAFAIKGALDKAGVDAADVDSVIMGHVVQAGCGQNPARQASIKAGIGWDVPAVTVNKVCLSGLAAVIDAARLIRGGEATVVVAGGQESMTRGPHLLPGSRQGWNYGNISALDSVAHDGLTDAFDNDSMGISTERGNSKLAIKRLEQDEVAAASHQRAAAAMASGVFDAEIVPVTVPQRRGEPLVLTSDEGVRPNTTVDTLAGLRPAFDSEGTITAGNSSPLSDGAAALVITTRDYAEANGLTVLAAVGLPGQVAGPDNTLHSQPSNALFAALGRAGWSTSDLDFIEINEAFGAVAVQSLNELGMDLEQCNLHGGAIALGHPIGASGARLALTAAHELARRGSGRAGVALCGGGGQGEALLLYREEA
- the rplJ gene encoding 50S ribosomal protein L10, which produces MATPTKVSAVEEITTDFKESTAAVLTEYRGLTVAQLKELRRSLGQDTKYSVVKNTLTGIAAKEAGIDAFEGQLAGPTAIAFIKGDAVAAAKSLTDFAKTNPQLIIKTGVFEGNALDASGVAALAALESREFQLARVAGVLKAPMSMLARTADALRMKLEEESGAPAASAAEEAPAAAEEAPAAEAATEE
- the rpoB gene encoding DNA-directed RNA polymerase subunit beta, coding for MVASSTSNNETATNPENAASRISFAKIHEPLDVPNLLALQTDSFDWLVGNERWKARVEKARETGEQGIATTSGLADIFEEISPIEDFQGTMSLSFSEPEFADPKYTMAECKDRDATYSAPLYVKAEFMNNNTGEIKQQTVFMGDFPLMTDKGTFVINGTERVVVSQLVRSPGAYFERTADKTSDKDIYTAKIIPSRGAWFELEIDKRDQVGVRLDRKRKQSVTVLLKALGWTEGQILETFGEYDSIRATLEKDPTETREDALLDIYRKLRPGEPPTVEAAQTLLDNLYFNPKRYDLAKVGRYKINRKLGIDKPLTDSDASVLNNDDIVAMIKFLVALHAGEKTVPGKRNGEDVDIRVEVDDIDHFGNRRIRAVGELIENQIRTGLSRMERVVRERMTTQDVEAITPQTLINIRPVVAAIKEFFGTSQLSQFMDQNNPLAGLTHKRRLSALGPGGLSRDRAGMEVRDVHPSHYGRMCPIETPEGPNIGLIGSLASYGRINAFGFIETPYRKVEEGVVTDKVDYLTADDEVERTIAQANAPLRADQHFAEDLVLVRARGGSGEPVLVEPNEVEYMDVSPRQMVSVATALIPFLEHDDANRALMGANMQRQAVPLLRSERPVVGTGMEKYTAVDAGDSVTAKKPGVVTEVSADLVTVMNDDGTETSYPIMKFERSNQGNAYNQRVLVSEGARVEVNSIIADGPATDQGELALGKNLLVAFMSWEGHNYEDAIILSQRMVSDDVLTSIHIEEHEVDARDTKLGAEEITRDIPNVSEEVLSQLDERGIIHIGAEVEAGDILVGRVTPKGETELTPEERLLRAIFGEKSREVRDTSLKVPHGESGTVIGVRIFDRDNDDELPPGVNQLVRVYVAHKRKITDGDKLAGRHGNKGVISKILPIEDMPFMEDGTPVDIILNPLGVPGRMNVGQVLEIHLGWAAKQGWKIEGEPDWVKDLPNLPRETGPTTVATPVFDGASEDEIINLLDSTNVTRDGNRLIGASGKARMYDGRSGQPFPDPISVGYMYILKLHHLVDDKIHARSTGPYSMITQQPLGGKAQFGGQRFGEMEVWALEAYGAAYTLQELLTIKSDDIHGRVKVYEAIVKGENIPEPGVPESFKVLIKEMQSLCLNVEVLSTEGNTIEMRDSDEEVFRAAEELGIDLSRAEPSSVEEV
- a CDS encoding GNAT family N-acetyltransferase, producing the protein MTQPPVSIEPIAVPPALDAPGAADFITVAELLNAQLREFWGNDDFYGPPQAQLAGRRSTPSRRREILAARAGADIVGAALVNLPLTDNLHSGTVNVVVAPSARRRGVGTQLYAAAEQLAAADNRRMLMAETDHLLSDETGPIAGTASLVPQDAAALFASALGFSLELVDRVSRLELGSPADDEAVLEQARAAAGADYELVFWSGACPADLVDAYALLRQKMSIDAPMGGLELAEEAWNEARVRESEAQARDMDAEVLVSAARKVATGELAGHTVLEIFRNNPAVVYQDDTLVLEGHRGNRLGMLLKAANLVRLREAVPEARRVYTWNAEENRYMLSINERLGFRPIGYSGEWQKGLSAE
- the rplL gene encoding 50S ribosomal protein L7/L12, with translation MAKLTNEELIEAFKELSIIELSDFVKLFEETFDVTAAAVAVAGPAAGAAEAAEEKTEFDVILEAAGDKKIAVIKEVRSLTSLGLKEAKDLVDSAPKAVLEGANKEAADKAKEALEAAGATVTVK